DNA sequence from the Selenomonas timonae genome:
TGCATATGAATCGCTCTTTCCTGTGCTTGAGGAACGGAACATTGGCTTTGTCGCGTTCTCTCCGTTTGCGAATGGCGTGCTTACGGGTGCATACGATAAGTCCTCGACCTTCGAGGCGGGGGATATGCGCGCGAATATGCCGCAGTTCACCGCGGCGGCGATGGAGGAGAATCAATCCATGCTCACACTCCTGCGCGATCTCGCGGAGAAGAAGGACGCAACGAGCGGGCAGATTGCGCTCGCGTGGATGCTCTGCAAGAAGCCGTATATCGTGTCGATTCCGGGGACACGAAAACGCGCACGCCTCATAGAGAATGCGGGGGCTGCGGACATCGCACTCACGTCTGAGGAAGTTGCTGCGATTGATGCACGTTTGGAGTCAATTCCAATGTCGGCTGTTTTTGGTGTCATGCGAAAATAGTTGTGATAAATATCACTGTATAGTGATAAATTTTATATATACTGAAAAAATAATGAAGAAGCGGTCGGAATTTCACGATGAAGTTCCGACCGCTTCGTACATGCCTAATTATCAGTCGACATGAACGATATTCAAGTTTGAAATAGTCTACAGCTATAGAAAAAAATAATGAAAAAGATGTATTTCATTTTTCTTTCAGACCTGTGGTAAAATAAATCAGAATTATGGAAGGAATAGCCTATGGTTGAAATTCGTATGTGTGATATCTGTCAGTGCTTTGAGGGGCGTGATGTCCTGCATCATGTGACAGCTTCCTTTCATAGTGGTCGCGTGACAGCGATTGCCGGGGCAAACGGCAGTGGGAAATCGACGCTTCTGCGTCTGGCAGCACGTCTGCTCATCCCGACGTCCGGGAGCGTTGACACGTTTCGGGACGGTACACCCGTCAAGGGCGCAGCATACCGTTCGATGCTCGCGATGGCAACGCCGGAGATGGAGCTCTATGCGCGCCTTACCGTGCGTGAAAACCTCGCCTTTTTTCTCGGTGCGCGCGGCGTACCATGCGGAGAGCCGCAGCTGCAGGAACTCCTCGTGCGCGTCGGGCTCCCGCCGGCGGTGCTACCGCGTATGGTGGGGCAGCTCTCGACGGGGATGCGTCAGCGCGTGCGGATAGCCGTGCTTCTCGGTGTCGATGCCGCAATTTGGCTGCTCGATGAGCCGGGGCTTGCGCTCGATGCGTGCGGTCAATCGCTTCTTCAACAGGAGGTGCGGTCAGCGGCGGAGCGCGGGCGGCTCATCCTGTGGGCGACGAACGATCGCGCGGAAAGGGAGGCGGCGGATGCGTGTGTCGAACTTTGAGGCGGCGCGCAGAGTTGCCTATAAGGAACTCCTCGACGGCATTCGCCATCGCGCGGGCTATGTGACGATGGGGATGTTCGCGCTGACCGTGATTGCCTTCATGAGTATGTCGCTCGCGGGCGGTCTGACGGATGCGCGGCTGACGGCGGCACTCCTCTGGATTGTGATTTTCTTTGCGGCAACGCTGCAGGGAGAGCGTCTCTTTGCGGAGGAAGCAGCAGCGGGGACACTCCTGTTTCTTCGGATTTACGTTCCGGCACAGGCGGTGCTCTTCGGCAAGATGGCTGCGCACTTGATTACGCTTGTGGTTCTCGCGGCGATTGTCGTTCCGCTCGCCCTCGTCCTGATGGATGCACCGTTTGTCCTCGATGCCGTGTTTGTTGGATCACTGTTTCTTGGGCTATGGGGCATGGCGGCTGCAGATACCCTGCTCGCGGCGGTGGCCGCCAATGCGAGTGTGCGGGGGGGGCTCGTTCCCATCCTGCTGCTTCCATCCATGTTGCCGATTCTCCTGCCTGCGATTGCGCTCACGGCGGGGGAGGGGGAGTCGATCCTGCTCGGCGGTATGATGATTTACGATATGGCGCTTACCGTAGGGGCGTCGATGCTTTTTGATTCTCTCTGGATTGAGAGTTAGATTTGGAGGCGAAATGCTTGCGGGAGTGATCGGTGTTTTGACACTGGCAGTTCTGTACGCTGTCTTTTTCTTGGTTCCGCCTGCCCAGGGGCTGGGCGACTATGTACGTATTGCATTCTTCCACATCCCCTGTGCGTGGGTTTCGGTCATTGCATTCTTCTGTGCCGCCTATTGGGGCGCACGCTATCTGAAAACACGCAATCTTCACTATGATACAAAAAGTGCACGATCCGCTTTTCTCGGACTCGTCTTTACACTCCTCGCCACAGGGAGCGGGGCAGTCTTCTCAAAGCTTACATGGGGGGCGTACTGGAACTGGGATCCGCGACAGACGACAATCTTCGTTCTGCTCCTCATCTATGGGGCCTATGTGACACTCCGTATGACGATGCGGGATGAGCGTGCACGCGCCTCCTCGTCGGCGGTCTACGCACTCTTCTCCTTTATCGCAGTGCCGTTTCTCGTCTTTATCCTGCCGCGGATGTTCTTCTCACTGCATCCGTCACCTGTCCTCAACGGTGCAGGGCGGCTCGATATGGATGCGGTGATGCTCGGAACGCTCATATTAGCGCTTGTCGATGTGACACTTATGTATGTTTGGCTGATGAAACGGGGGGATCGTCATGCGTAAATACTTCTTCGTTGTACTGATTCTTGGATTTATCGGATATGCGGGGTACTTCTTTGCGGACTCCGTGACCCCCTACGTCAGTGTTGCAGAGGCGCGTACCTCCGAACGGAATGTGCAGGTCAAGGGGCTGCCCGACGACACTGTCGAGCCGCACATGGAGAACAATATGTTCGTGTTCTCCATCTCCGATGAGGAGACGGGCGAGACGATGCTCGTCCGATACAAGGGTGTAAAGCCCGATAACTTTGATGAAGCGTACCACGTTGTCGCGATTGGGAAATATACGGGCGATGCGTTCGCAGCGGACAAGCTGCTCATCAAATGCCCGTCGAAATATGAGGCGGAAAAAGGAAAGGTTCAGGTATGATCGGAACGTTATTCTTGGGTGCGGTTCTGTTCTTTGCCCTTGCTGCAGTGTTCTGTGAGACGCAGGGAAAAACAACCGAAGGACGGATCTGTGCGGCCCTAGCGGGGCTTGCATCGCTCGGTGCAGCGGCGTTCCTCTTCGTCATTATTCTGAACGATGATTTCAGCTACACCTACGTTATCAGTTACTCCTCCATCAGTCTGCCGCTGCTCTATAAGCTCTCCGCATTCTGGGCGGGGCAGCAGGGCTCATTTCTCCTCTGGCTCGTGATTCACGCCATTGTCGGTGTTCTGATTGCACGCGAGGGTCGGATGACAGCGACGGGGCGCACGATCTACCACGCACTCACCGCGATGCTCGTCCTCCTCGTCCTCTTTAAGAGCCCCTTTGCTCCCGCAGAGACTGTTGCCATGGACGGGCACGGGATGAATCCGCTGCTGCAGGATCCGTGGATGGCGGTGCATCCGCCGATCATCTTTGTGGGCTATGCGCTGCTTGCAGTTCCGTTCGTCTACTCTCTTGAGAGCATGATAAAGGCACCGATGGACGGCAGTTTCCTCGCTCCGATGCGTCGCTGGACGCTCATCGCGTGGGCATTCCTCGGTGCAGGCATCTTCATCGGAGGTTACTGGGCGTACAAGGTGCTCGGGTGGGGCGGCTACTGGGGCTGGGATCCCGTGGAGAACTCCTCGCTTGTCCCGTGGCTGCTCGCCTGTGTTCTGCTTCATCTGATCTCTGTTGCGCGTGGGCGGCGCGGGGCGTTTTACCTCGTTCATCTTGCGGCAACCTTCTCCTACGCATTCGTCCTTTACGGGACATTCCTCACGCGCAGCGGTATTCTCGGTGATTTCTCCGTGCACTCCTTTGCGGGCTCGGACATCGGCCTCTACATCGCCCTTGCCAATGCGGCTGTCCTGCTCTTCGGGCTCGGCGTTCTGATCGTTCGGATTGAACGTCTGCCGAAGGGGGCGGTCTACGAGCAGCA
Encoded proteins:
- a CDS encoding ABC transporter ATP-binding protein, encoding MVEIRMCDICQCFEGRDVLHHVTASFHSGRVTAIAGANGSGKSTLLRLAARLLIPTSGSVDTFRDGTPVKGAAYRSMLAMATPEMELYARLTVRENLAFFLGARGVPCGEPQLQELLVRVGLPPAVLPRMVGQLSTGMRQRVRIAVLLGVDAAIWLLDEPGLALDACGQSLLQQEVRSAAERGRLILWATNDRAEREAADACVEL
- a CDS encoding heme exporter protein CcmB — encoded protein: MRVSNFEAARRVAYKELLDGIRHRAGYVTMGMFALTVIAFMSMSLAGGLTDARLTAALLWIVIFFAATLQGERLFAEEAAAGTLLFLRIYVPAQAVLFGKMAAHLITLVVLAAIVVPLALVLMDAPFVLDAVFVGSLFLGLWGMAAADTLLAAVAANASVRGGLVPILLLPSMLPILLPAIALTAGEGESILLGGMMIYDMALTVGASMLFDSLWIES
- the ccsA gene encoding cytochrome c biogenesis protein CcsA, with amino-acid sequence MLAGVIGVLTLAVLYAVFFLVPPAQGLGDYVRIAFFHIPCAWVSVIAFFCAAYWGARYLKTRNLHYDTKSARSAFLGLVFTLLATGSGAVFSKLTWGAYWNWDPRQTTIFVLLLIYGAYVTLRMTMRDERARASSSAVYALFSFIAVPFLVFILPRMFFSLHPSPVLNGAGRLDMDAVMLGTLILALVDVTLMYVWLMKRGDRHA
- a CDS encoding cytochrome c maturation protein CcmE domain-containing protein, giving the protein MRKYFFVVLILGFIGYAGYFFADSVTPYVSVAEARTSERNVQVKGLPDDTVEPHMENNMFVFSISDEETGETMLVRYKGVKPDNFDEAYHVVAIGKYTGDAFAADKLLIKCPSKYEAEKGKVQV